One window from the genome of Dermacentor silvarum isolate Dsil-2018 chromosome 7, BIME_Dsil_1.4, whole genome shotgun sequence encodes:
- the LOC119459673 gene encoding uncharacterized protein LOC119459673 has product MLLLTLVPAPSDATAPSEPVRFECPAGLSNLSTTSNSQTAPPLLFLDCPRIPLRSSTTADAAPIKLPHLRAALCGLGGCATMQSSNPFAYATQVPAPLITWMLLLTLVPAPSDATAPSEPVRFECPAGLSNLSTTSNSQTAPPLLFLDCPRIPLRSSTTADAAPIKLPHLRAALCGLGGCATMQSSNPFAYATQVSKLYCLFTKKSSDYCLLQLPSPQCCLSVAIECADVVRALLLLAGDVETNPGPDAVLDELKKLSAGQSQLLTEVQGLKNQLKTTEQAISALSNRLSDLETHYQDLVALRTDIDSICANATQTAKDIREIEARLDDAENRSRRNNLIFYNIADNNKSETYAESEETVLRLCRDHLNITIDPKEIERAHRLGRHSAGRVRPIIVKFTFFKTKEFILSNGRKLKGTDYGIGEDFSRPVRIARKHLITFAKTKATKFSLRYKTLSIGPKRYVFDEPSQTIKEIA; this is encoded by the coding sequence ATGCTACTACTGACCCTGGTTCCCGCCCCTTCCGATGCCACGGCTCCCAGCGAACCCGTTCGCTTCGAGTGTCCTGCCGGCCTTTCTAATCTGTCCACAACTTCAAACAGTCAGACAGCGCCCCCACTGCTGTTCCTCGACTGTCCCCGGATTCCCCTACGGTCATCGACAACAGCCGACGCGGCGCCTATAAAGCTGCCTCACCTACGCGCGGCGctctgtgggcttggtggctgtgccacgatGCAGTCATCTAACCCGTTCGCCTATGCTACGCAGGTGCCTGCCCCACTTATCACCTGGATGCTACTACTGACCCTGGTTCCCGCCCCTTCCGATGCCACGGCTCCCAGCGAACCCGTTCGCTTCGAGTGTCCTGCCGGCCTTTCTAATCTGTCCACAACTTCAAACAGTCAGACAGCGCCCCCACTGCTGTTCCTCGACTGTCCCCGGATTCCCCTACGGTCATCGACAACAGCCGACGCGGCGCCTATAAAGCTGCCTCACCTACGCGCGGCGctctgtgggcttggtggctgtgccacgatGCAGTCATCTAACCCGTTCGCCTATGCTACGCAGGTCAGTAAGCTGTATTGTCTTTTCACAAAAAAATCAAGCGACTACTGTCTTCTGCAGCTACCAAGCCCACAGTGCTGCCTTTCCGTTGCTATTGAGTGTGCTGATGTTGTACGTGCTTTGTTGTTATTGGCCGGCGATGTCGAGACAAACCCAGGTCCTGACGCGGTTCTCGATGAACTAAAAAAACTATCTGCTGGTCAGTCACAACTACTCACCGAGGTTCAAGGTCTTAAAAATCAACTAAAAACTACGGAACAAGCTATATCTGCCCTCAGTAACAGATTATCCGACCTAGAAACTCACTATCAAGACCTGGTTGCCCTACGCACCGATATAGATTCGATATGCGCTAATGCCACCCAAACAGCCAAAGACATCAGAGAAATAGAAGCCCGCCTGGATGACGCGGAAAATCGCTCGCGGCGCAACAATCTAATTTTTTATAATATCGCAGATAACAATAAATCGGAAACCTACGCCGAATCTGAAGAAACAGTCCTTCGCCTCTGCCGTGATCACCTAAATATAACCATTGACCCGAAAGAAATTGAACGGGCTCACCGTCTTGGACGCCATTCTGCTGGGCGTGTTCGCCCAATAATAGTTAAATTTACATTTTTTAAAACCAAGGAGTTTATCCTTTCCAATGGCCGTAAGTTGAAAGGGACTGATTACGGCATTGGGGAAGACTTTTCACGCCCTGTCCGAATCGCACGAAAGCACCTCATTACATTTGCCAAAACTAAAGCCACAAAATTTTCCTTGCGCTACAAGACATTGTCCATTGGCCCTAAGCGCTATGTATTCGACGAGCCATCGCAAACGATAAAAGAAATCGCATAG